One genomic region from Glaciimonas sp. PAMC28666 encodes:
- a CDS encoding TonB-dependent receptor, translating into MLNLPSQTKGIVRSERRANAHRATHAPHAPHAPHASCNQSTYLRAALLPLSCFVLPIFFQNAVAAEPSDLVVPEVVVTGARQTQAFDVNLPATSERITARQLENLNVVNTEDALKYMPNMAIRKRFIGDENATISVRGNGNSQTARGLVYADGLLLSNFLGNTFSFPPHWSMVFPEDIAQVDVMYGPFSALYPGNSMGSTVAITTKMPTKLEALAKAQVFSQQFNLFGINSHFDGNKTTASIGNKVGNFSFLLGIDHLSNAGQPFVYGNQLRSTTAATSAAIPVTGAYQYMNPNGAPATIFGVNSEGAERVVQDQFKFKAILDITPTLQAGLTFGYWHQQVSNNTATFLRDANGNPVYAGLVNIGGYQYTLPNGFFAPAASESENQLLGLTLKTQHQNGWNYSAIASYFDISKSIFRSANSGLPNDPTGAATFGDGSGWKTLDLTMDYKPVIVQAGSHWPTFGYHYDNYFLQNTTRNLSNWRNDDGGGFNNAFAGKTETQALYAQDAWQLFSRWKLTYGLRYEDWRAYDGVRAIVGSSQAYSNRTQSNWSPKAALSYQATPDLTFRFSTGRAYRFPTVSELFQGSLTGSTLVSNDPNLKPENDLAKELSAEWAQSNGLLRMSVFEDDVKNTLFSQTNTAVFPNVTNIQNIDRVRSRGIELSYSAENVMLRGLDLSASVGYTRSIILENSKNPATVGKNFYRIPLWRANLVGTYRIDEKASAMLGGRFSGRQFNTLTNTDINPDTFGGTSSFLVFDTKLTFKPTKHTEIGLGVDNLTDRRYYVYYPYPGRTFYLEAKVSM; encoded by the coding sequence ATGCTTAATTTGCCTTCGCAAACTAAGGGAATCGTGCGTTCTGAACGGCGTGCAAATGCGCATCGGGCAACACACGCACCACACGCACCACACGCACCACACGCATCATGCAATCAGTCGACGTATTTAAGGGCAGCCTTACTACCGCTGTCTTGTTTCGTCTTACCGATATTTTTTCAAAATGCAGTTGCCGCTGAACCGAGCGATCTGGTTGTACCCGAGGTCGTGGTCACAGGTGCCAGACAAACCCAGGCGTTCGACGTCAATTTGCCAGCCACCAGTGAACGTATCACCGCCCGGCAGTTGGAAAATTTGAACGTAGTGAACACCGAAGATGCCTTGAAATACATGCCGAACATGGCGATTCGCAAGCGCTTCATCGGGGATGAAAACGCGACCATTTCCGTGCGCGGCAATGGCAATTCACAGACCGCGCGCGGCCTCGTGTATGCGGATGGCTTGCTACTGAGTAATTTTCTTGGGAATACGTTCAGCTTCCCTCCGCATTGGTCGATGGTTTTTCCAGAAGATATTGCGCAGGTCGATGTGATGTATGGTCCATTTTCAGCCCTATATCCCGGCAATTCGATGGGTTCGACCGTGGCAATCACGACGAAAATGCCAACCAAATTAGAGGCCCTGGCGAAGGCGCAGGTATTCAGTCAGCAATTTAACCTGTTCGGCATCAATAGTCATTTCGATGGCAATAAAACTACCGCCTCGATAGGTAATAAAGTGGGCAATTTTTCCTTCCTGCTCGGTATTGATCATCTCAGCAACGCCGGGCAACCGTTCGTTTATGGCAACCAGTTGCGATCCACTACCGCGGCCACCAGCGCGGCTATTCCTGTTACCGGCGCTTATCAATATATGAATCCTAACGGCGCACCCGCGACCATTTTTGGGGTGAACTCAGAAGGTGCTGAAAGAGTGGTGCAGGATCAATTCAAGTTCAAAGCCATTCTTGATATAACGCCGACTTTGCAGGCGGGACTCACTTTTGGCTATTGGCATCAGCAGGTGAGCAACAACACGGCGACCTTCCTGCGCGATGCTAACGGCAATCCGGTCTACGCCGGGTTGGTAAATATCGGTGGTTATCAATACACTCTACCAAATGGATTTTTTGCCCCGGCCGCCAGCGAAAGCGAAAATCAACTGCTTGGATTGACGCTTAAAACCCAACATCAAAATGGCTGGAATTATTCAGCAATTGCCTCCTATTTCGACATTTCAAAGAGCATTTTCCGTTCAGCCAATAGTGGGTTACCCAACGATCCCACCGGCGCGGCAACTTTTGGTGATGGTTCCGGCTGGAAGACACTTGACCTGACGATGGACTACAAACCGGTCATCGTCCAGGCCGGGTCCCACTGGCCGACTTTCGGCTATCACTACGACAATTATTTCCTGCAAAACACCACGCGCAATCTGAGCAACTGGCGCAACGATGACGGCGGTGGATTTAATAACGCTTTCGCTGGAAAAACGGAAACTCAGGCACTCTATGCGCAGGACGCGTGGCAGTTATTCTCGCGCTGGAAGTTGACGTATGGATTGCGTTATGAAGATTGGCGCGCTTATGATGGTGTGCGCGCGATAGTCGGTTCTTCGCAGGCTTATAGCAATCGCACGCAATCCAATTGGTCGCCAAAAGCGGCGTTATCGTATCAGGCCACACCCGATCTTACTTTCCGCTTTTCCACCGGCCGCGCTTATCGATTTCCGACCGTCAGCGAACTGTTTCAAGGCAGCCTCACCGGATCGACATTGGTGAGTAATGATCCGAACCTGAAACCGGAAAATGATCTGGCCAAAGAACTCAGTGCGGAATGGGCGCAATCCAACGGACTCCTCCGTATGTCTGTCTTCGAAGACGATGTGAAGAACACGTTGTTCAGTCAAACCAATACAGCGGTGTTTCCGAACGTGACCAATATCCAGAATATTGATCGGGTCCGTTCACGCGGAATTGAGCTTAGTTATTCCGCGGAAAATGTGATGTTGCGTGGGCTTGATCTCAGCGCCAGCGTTGGTTACACCCGATCGATTATCCTGGAAAATAGTAAAAATCCGGCGACTGTCGGGAAGAATTTTTATCGCATTCCGTTGTGGCGGGCGAATCTGGTCGGCACTTATCGCATTGACGAAAAAGCCAGCGCGATGCTGGGCGGGCGCTTTTCCGGGCGGCAGTTCAATACGCTCACCAACACCGACATTAATCCCGATACTTTTGGAGGAACCAGTTCGTTCCTGGTATTCGACACCAAGCTGACGTTCAAGCCGACGAAGCATACCGAAATTGGCCTCGGGGTCGACAATCTGACGGACCGTCGCTATTACGTCTACTACCCGTATCCGGGCAGAACCTTCTACCTGGAGGCAAAGGTCAGTATGTGA
- a CDS encoding ATP-binding protein has product MDGVKAKLNRSLQFRLSLWLSLTILVMAILAGVFSFISAFREANDLQDDQLRQVAALVDSRGLPLVTPTPASVGPIMDEESRVIIQTLSDIHTYSPIPAGQLALPYNLPDGMQTVKVHHVPWRLFVRSISSGQRLAVGQQTAVRDEIARDGGLRTVMPLMVLIPLLIGLVSLMVRRMLLPVARLSHEVDQRDEQDIRPLDDQHVPDEIRPLIASINRLLRRVAVAMDVQRRFIADAAHELRSPLTALSLQAENLAATGLSDKSQARLIPLRQGLKRAKTLLEQLLTMARSQNTGGAQATTLSVPVVLRHVMEDMLPLAEEKRIDIGVAADTGSDADVNVVLFAPEVDIVALLRNLLENAIRYTPVGGTVDVRVRAQSGTLLIEVEDTGPGIPEAERERVFDPFYRILGNDSEGSGLGLSIVKSIVLRLHGTVTLQHARTVAPFGLKAVIRLPI; this is encoded by the coding sequence ATGGATGGTGTCAAAGCAAAACTAAACCGCTCGTTGCAGTTTCGCTTGTCGCTATGGCTATCACTTACGATTTTGGTGATGGCGATACTGGCCGGCGTGTTTTCATTTATCTCGGCATTCCGCGAAGCCAATGATCTGCAGGACGATCAGTTACGCCAGGTTGCCGCACTGGTCGATAGCCGCGGTCTTCCTCTGGTAACGCCCACTCCTGCCAGCGTGGGACCAATAATGGATGAAGAGTCGCGCGTAATCATCCAGACCTTAAGCGATATCCACACGTATTCGCCGATCCCCGCCGGGCAGCTGGCGTTGCCCTATAACCTGCCGGATGGCATGCAAACGGTCAAGGTGCATCATGTCCCGTGGCGCTTATTCGTGCGCAGCATTAGTTCCGGTCAACGGCTGGCGGTTGGTCAGCAAACTGCTGTGCGGGACGAAATTGCGCGTGACGGCGGGCTGAGAACGGTGATGCCACTGATGGTGCTGATCCCCCTGCTGATCGGGCTGGTGAGCCTGATGGTACGGAGGATGTTGTTACCCGTCGCCAGACTTTCCCACGAAGTCGACCAGCGCGATGAGCAGGACATCAGGCCGCTTGACGACCAACACGTACCGGATGAAATACGGCCATTGATCGCGTCGATCAATCGCTTATTGCGGCGGGTCGCTGTGGCGATGGACGTGCAGCGCCGATTTATTGCTGATGCTGCACATGAGTTGCGCTCGCCTTTGACTGCGCTATCACTGCAGGCAGAAAATCTGGCCGCCACCGGTCTTTCGGACAAATCGCAAGCGCGCCTGATCCCTCTGCGGCAAGGCTTAAAACGTGCCAAAACGTTGCTCGAACAGTTGCTCACCATGGCACGATCTCAAAATACGGGTGGCGCACAAGCCACAACCCTGTCGGTTCCGGTCGTGTTGCGGCATGTGATGGAAGATATGCTGCCGCTGGCTGAGGAGAAAAGGATCGACATCGGCGTGGCTGCGGATACAGGCTCGGATGCCGACGTCAACGTTGTATTGTTTGCACCAGAAGTTGATATCGTTGCTCTCCTGCGTAACTTGCTTGAAAACGCCATACGCTACACACCCGTCGGCGGGACCGTCGATGTTCGGGTACGGGCGCAATCTGGCACGCTTTTGATCGAAGTTGAGGATACCGGTCCAGGTATTCCAGAGGCGGAACGCGAACGCGTCTTTGACCCTTTTTACCGCATCCTCGGCAACGATAGCGAAGGTTCGGGGCTGGGGCTTTCGATCGTCAAATCAATCGTCCTGCGACTGCACGGCACCGTCACCTTACAGCATGCACGGACAGTGGCTCCTTTCGGATTAAAAGCGGTTATCCGGCTGCCAATTTGA
- a CDS encoding LysR substrate-binding domain-containing protein, translated as MNKLPTPEDLRVFIAVVRKSSFSAAADELGSSPAYISKRIRILEEELATRLFQRTTRSVVITEEGERVYHWAQRILDDIDHLMQEVSITREAPRGALRISSSFGFGRNVMGPAISALIARYPLLTVRFEVFDRLVDVASEGFDLDVRIGDEIAPHLLARRLASNHRVLCASPAYLARRGQPQALSELAQHDCLVIKERDHPFGVWKLRVGGEEQTVKVTGPLSTNHGEIAVQWAIDGRGVVLRSIWDIEGFLQSGQLVRILPNCRQEANIWAVYPSRLSNSAKVRVCVEFLQEFFVQANVAEQLK; from the coding sequence GTGAATAAACTTCCAACGCCTGAGGACTTGCGCGTATTTATAGCCGTCGTACGAAAATCAAGCTTCTCCGCAGCGGCGGATGAGCTGGGTAGCTCGCCTGCGTATATCAGCAAACGTATCCGGATATTGGAAGAAGAGCTGGCTACTCGCTTGTTTCAGCGTACCACGCGTAGCGTTGTGATTACGGAGGAAGGCGAGCGTGTCTATCACTGGGCGCAACGGATTTTGGACGACATCGATCATTTGATGCAAGAAGTCTCAATCACGCGCGAGGCCCCGCGTGGGGCCTTGCGAATCAGCAGCAGTTTCGGCTTTGGCCGCAACGTGATGGGTCCGGCCATTTCAGCATTGATTGCGCGTTATCCCTTGTTGACCGTCCGCTTTGAAGTGTTTGATCGGTTGGTTGACGTCGCCAGCGAGGGATTCGATCTCGATGTCCGCATCGGAGACGAGATCGCGCCCCATTTACTTGCCCGGCGCTTAGCTTCGAATCATCGCGTGCTATGCGCCTCTCCGGCATACCTGGCGCGGCGCGGCCAACCGCAAGCACTTAGCGAACTGGCGCAACATGACTGCCTTGTCATCAAGGAGCGCGATCATCCTTTCGGCGTATGGAAATTGCGGGTCGGCGGGGAGGAGCAGACCGTCAAGGTGACCGGCCCGTTGTCCACCAATCATGGGGAGATCGCGGTGCAGTGGGCGATTGACGGACGGGGAGTTGTGCTGCGCTCGATCTGGGATATCGAAGGCTTTTTGCAAAGCGGCCAGCTGGTCAGAATATTACCCAACTGTCGACAGGAAGCCAATATCTGGGCAGTGTATCCCTCACGTCTGAGCAATTCAGCCAAGGTGCGGGTATGTGTGGAGTTTTTGCAGGAGTTTTTTGTGCAGGCGAATGTGGCTGAACAATTGAAGTAA
- a CDS encoding PepSY domain-containing protein — MRTPLQFSSVDPALSASRNYRILWRWHFYAGLFVMPFLIALAITGTIYVFKPQIDAALYADKLFVAASTQSPISYDKQLTIAASAVPEEAVATSISVSNNPQRSTEAVFRLASGESTSVYVNPTTGKVLGTLSVEHRIMNQVRQIHRDLMLGKWGGWLMELAACWTLIMLGTGIALWWPRTAFSVRGTLLPRLHLRGRAIWRELHMVVGLWVAIGALFFILTGLPWSSFWGKNFQAIVTWASVDSSAKAAEPEHVHAAEPSAIPMKMRNLPLADIPWAVGATTVPMSHPHVMPPQRLSIDQVAAIAARNGMLTYQLALPTKTASVFTASYAPGASEFLRSDLDRQRTLHIDQYSGKILKDMRFSDYNPVSKAVTLGVALHMGEYFGLANQLICAAISLALLGMAITGFVMWWKRRPARSIGAPKRVLNPPPSIHRWRGFLAVMGILFPMMGVSMLLVWLGDTLFFRKRI; from the coding sequence ATGCGAACACCACTACAATTTTCATCCGTCGATCCAGCATTGTCTGCATCGCGCAATTACCGCATTTTATGGCGCTGGCATTTCTACGCCGGATTATTTGTCATGCCATTTCTGATTGCACTGGCCATCACCGGCACAATCTATGTCTTCAAGCCGCAGATAGATGCTGCGCTCTATGCCGACAAACTGTTCGTCGCGGCCAGCACGCAATCGCCGATCAGTTACGACAAGCAATTAACGATTGCTGCCAGCGCTGTGCCCGAGGAGGCGGTCGCCACCTCAATCAGCGTCAGCAACAATCCACAGCGCAGCACCGAAGCGGTGTTCCGCCTGGCGTCCGGCGAGAGCACCAGTGTGTATGTGAATCCGACCACCGGCAAGGTCTTGGGAACGCTCAGCGTAGAACATCGTATTATGAATCAGGTGCGCCAAATTCATCGCGATCTGATGCTGGGAAAATGGGGCGGATGGCTGATGGAACTGGCCGCTTGCTGGACCTTGATCATGCTCGGAACCGGCATCGCTTTGTGGTGGCCGAGAACCGCATTTTCGGTGCGGGGCACCTTGCTTCCCCGCCTTCACTTACGCGGCCGTGCGATATGGCGCGAGTTGCACATGGTGGTAGGATTATGGGTTGCAATCGGTGCCCTGTTCTTCATTTTAACCGGGCTGCCCTGGTCCAGTTTTTGGGGCAAAAATTTTCAGGCTATCGTCACTTGGGCGAGCGTTGACAGTTCAGCAAAAGCGGCTGAACCTGAACATGTGCATGCCGCTGAACCGTCAGCAATCCCGATGAAAATGCGCAATTTGCCTCTGGCCGATATCCCTTGGGCGGTGGGTGCGACAACCGTACCGATGTCGCATCCCCATGTGATGCCACCGCAACGCCTATCCATCGATCAGGTTGCGGCGATCGCGGCACGCAACGGCATGCTGACCTATCAATTGGCATTGCCCACCAAAACAGCGAGCGTTTTTACCGCATCGTATGCGCCGGGCGCGTCAGAATTTTTACGCTCTGATCTTGATCGACAACGAACGCTGCATATTGACCAATACAGCGGGAAAATTTTGAAAGATATGCGTTTTTCAGACTACAACCCTGTGTCTAAAGCGGTCACGCTTGGCGTGGCCTTGCATATGGGCGAATATTTTGGATTAGCAAATCAGCTGATTTGCGCGGCAATATCATTGGCACTTCTCGGCATGGCGATCACAGGCTTTGTGATGTGGTGGAAACGCCGTCCCGCCAGATCGATAGGGGCACCTAAACGGGTGCTGAACCCGCCACCTTCCATCCACCGCTGGAGAGGGTTCCTGGCGGTCATGGGTATTTTATTTCCAATGATGGGGGTTTCGATGCTGCTTGTGTGGCTGGGCGACACGCTGTTTTTCCGGAAAAGAATTTAA
- a CDS encoding tartrate dehydrogenase: MNTTYKIAVLAGDGIGKEVMPEGLRVVNAAAKRFGITLELTEFNWASCDYYAETGNMMPADWKAQLMGMDAIYFGAVGWPDIVPDHISLWGSLLKFRREFDQYINLRPAQTFAGVPSPLANRGAGDIDMMIVRENTEGEYSSVGGIMYEGTPNEIVMQQAIFSRRGSDRVLKFAFELAKKRARKHVTVATKSNGISISMPWWDTRAAEMASQYPDISWDKQHIDILCARFVLQPQRFDVVVASNLFGDILSDLGPACTGTIGLAPSANMNPERNFPSLFEPVHGSAPDIYGKNIANPIAMIWSGAMMLDFLGGGGSDSQGRQAHDAILAAIKSALAAGPHTADLGGTASTTAMGEAIARLVSEAP; encoded by the coding sequence ATGAACACCACATACAAAATCGCCGTACTTGCAGGAGATGGCATCGGTAAAGAAGTCATGCCCGAAGGCCTCCGTGTCGTCAACGCTGCTGCAAAACGTTTCGGCATCACTCTCGAACTGACTGAATTCAACTGGGCCAGCTGCGACTATTACGCGGAAACCGGCAACATGATGCCAGCCGACTGGAAGGCCCAGTTGATGGGAATGGATGCGATCTACTTTGGCGCAGTCGGCTGGCCGGACATTGTGCCGGACCACATCTCATTATGGGGTTCGCTGCTAAAATTCCGGCGCGAGTTCGACCAATACATCAACTTGCGCCCGGCCCAGACATTTGCGGGGGTGCCGAGTCCATTGGCGAATCGCGGTGCTGGCGATATCGACATGATGATCGTGCGCGAAAATACCGAAGGTGAATATTCCTCCGTAGGCGGGATTATGTATGAAGGAACGCCGAATGAAATCGTGATGCAGCAAGCGATATTTTCACGTCGTGGCAGTGATCGCGTGCTTAAATTCGCATTCGAACTGGCAAAAAAACGTGCCCGCAAACACGTCACCGTTGCCACCAAAAGTAACGGCATTTCGATCTCCATGCCGTGGTGGGATACCCGCGCGGCCGAGATGGCAAGCCAATATCCGGATATCAGCTGGGACAAGCAACACATCGATATCCTATGCGCACGCTTTGTCCTGCAGCCGCAACGCTTCGACGTAGTGGTGGCGTCCAATTTATTTGGCGACATCCTGTCAGACCTCGGCCCTGCCTGCACCGGCACCATTGGTCTGGCACCATCGGCAAACATGAATCCCGAGCGCAATTTTCCGTCTCTGTTCGAACCGGTCCACGGTTCGGCACCGGATATCTATGGCAAGAATATCGCCAACCCGATTGCCATGATCTGGTCGGGCGCGATGATGCTCGATTTTCTGGGTGGTGGCGGCAGCGACAGCCAAGGTCGCCAGGCGCATGACGCCATCCTGGCGGCGATCAAATCGGCACTGGCAGCGGGGCCGCATACGGCTGATCTGGGCGGTACCGCCTCCACCACAGCGATGGGTGAAGCCATTGCTCGTCTGGTATCGGAAGCTCCCTGA
- a CDS encoding thiamine phosphate synthase has translation MEKSQLSLPFHYLVTPELDNKSDVTGFMDQLERSLVAGIRLVQLRGKTLSPALYKKLAIEVLACCQQYDVQLLLNADPELLNEVDAQGVHLDGIRLATCQRRPLDSNRLISAACHTLEQLKKAEALGVDFVTLSPVLPTASHPEAAPLGWQNFAILAAQTKLPVYALGGLTPQLLDYAQTNGAYGIAGIRSLWGGEMSLSGQIPPQG, from the coding sequence ATGGAAAAATCACAACTATCGCTACCTTTTCACTATCTGGTGACGCCGGAGCTTGATAATAAAAGTGACGTTACAGGTTTTATGGATCAGCTGGAAAGATCACTCGTTGCCGGTATTCGGCTGGTACAGCTGCGTGGAAAAACGCTCAGTCCGGCTTTGTACAAGAAACTGGCGATCGAAGTGCTGGCGTGTTGTCAGCAATATGACGTTCAACTATTGCTGAATGCAGATCCCGAACTTTTAAACGAAGTTGATGCTCAAGGTGTGCATCTGGACGGGATACGCCTTGCGACCTGCCAGCGTCGACCACTCGACTCCAACAGGCTGATCTCGGCCGCTTGTCATACGCTGGAGCAGTTGAAGAAAGCGGAAGCGCTGGGTGTGGATTTCGTGACTTTATCACCCGTATTACCTACCGCGAGTCATCCAGAAGCAGCACCGTTAGGTTGGCAAAATTTCGCCATCCTTGCGGCGCAAACCAAACTTCCCGTTTATGCACTTGGCGGATTGACCCCGCAATTGCTGGATTACGCGCAAACAAACGGTGCCTATGGGATTGCGGGAATTCGCTCACTCTGGGGTGGAGAAATGTCGCTTTCTGGACAGATCCCCCCCCAAGGCTAA
- a CDS encoding response regulator transcription factor: protein MRVLLVEDDRMIGEAVKMALKDASYAVDWAHDGAAALVATQTEAYDLMLLDLGLPHLDGLEVLRQLRQRGDALPVLIVTARDAVEDRIHGLDLGADDYVLKPFEMGELLARMRALIRRQAGSATPMMSNGVLSLDPSTREVTVDGNATRLSAREFSLLHALLLRPGAILSRQELENRLYGWNEEVESNAVEFLIHSIRKKLGATSIKNVRGLGWMVSKQN, encoded by the coding sequence ATGAGGGTATTGCTGGTTGAGGATGATCGCATGATCGGTGAGGCCGTGAAAATGGCCTTGAAAGACGCCAGCTACGCGGTGGACTGGGCGCATGATGGTGCCGCAGCGCTGGTTGCGACCCAAACTGAGGCCTACGACCTGATGCTGCTTGACCTCGGATTGCCGCACCTGGATGGTCTTGAGGTGCTGCGTCAGTTACGACAGCGGGGTGATGCGTTGCCGGTTCTGATTGTCACCGCGCGCGATGCGGTGGAAGATCGGATACATGGACTGGATCTGGGTGCAGACGATTACGTGCTCAAGCCGTTCGAAATGGGTGAGTTACTGGCGCGTATGCGTGCCCTAATACGTCGGCAGGCAGGCAGCGCGACGCCAATGATGAGCAATGGTGTTTTGAGTCTGGACCCAAGTACCCGAGAGGTGACGGTTGACGGGAACGCCACCCGATTATCGGCACGTGAGTTTTCGCTGCTGCATGCGCTGTTGTTGCGCCCGGGGGCGATTTTATCGCGGCAAGAGCTGGAAAACCGCCTTTACGGGTGGAATGAAGAAGTGGAGAGCAACGCCGTCGAATTTTTGATCCATTCGATTCGTAAAAAATTGGGTGCAACATCGATCAAAAATGTCAGGGGGTTGGGATGGATGGTGTCAAAGCAAAACTAA
- a CDS encoding DUF2946 domain-containing protein: MSLTRWQKRIIWTCLIALWLSLFMPAISQSVQARGNAQMFNDFCTSSGMVHLDANASLPTGGDAGNRGDHQGHGNHGDACGYCSLMAHSPLVTSYVNLVVASAAAMAHERPLLYDYSPPRPFRGQTNPLDPPPKRL; this comes from the coding sequence ATGTCACTTACCCGCTGGCAAAAACGCATTATCTGGACTTGCCTGATAGCCTTGTGGCTAAGCTTGTTCATGCCTGCGATTTCGCAATCGGTGCAGGCGCGCGGGAATGCGCAGATGTTTAACGACTTCTGTACCTCCTCAGGGATGGTGCATCTCGATGCCAACGCCTCGTTACCGACAGGTGGCGATGCTGGAAATCGCGGCGATCATCAGGGACATGGCAATCATGGCGACGCCTGCGGTTATTGCTCACTCATGGCGCATAGCCCGCTTGTCACCAGCTATGTCAATCTGGTGGTCGCATCTGCAGCCGCGATGGCACATGAGCGACCGCTGCTGTACGACTATTCTCCACCTCGCCCCTTTCGCGGGCAAACCAATCCGCTCGATCCTCCTCCGAAACGCCTCTGA
- a CDS encoding RDD family protein: MIISTELEYVGFWARVWASLIDTVLMLIVILPIMFAIYGRVQMASGVTFTGASNILISYVLPAVVVIAFWTARHATPGKMVIGASIVDAKTGAPPSLRQHVIRYLGYYLSTIFFCLGFIWVGLDRRKQGWHDKLAGTVVVRKKNKGTEPVNFEG; encoded by the coding sequence ATGATCATATCTACCGAGCTTGAATACGTAGGATTTTGGGCGCGCGTCTGGGCCAGTTTGATCGACACCGTTTTGATGTTAATCGTCATTCTACCGATCATGTTCGCCATCTATGGGCGCGTACAAATGGCATCCGGCGTGACGTTTACAGGTGCCTCGAATATTCTGATTTCTTATGTTCTGCCGGCCGTCGTGGTGATCGCGTTCTGGACCGCAAGACATGCAACGCCGGGGAAAATGGTGATAGGCGCATCCATCGTCGACGCCAAAACCGGTGCCCCACCGAGCCTCAGGCAACATGTGATTCGCTATCTTGGCTATTATCTTTCGACGATTTTCTTTTGTCTTGGTTTTATCTGGGTTGGCCTGGATAGAAGAAAGCAGGGATGGCACGACAAACTGGCGGGCACAGTGGTTGTTCGTAAAAAGAACAAAGGTACGGAGCCAGTGAATTTTGAGGGTTGA
- a CDS encoding carbohydrate porin, which produces MFKSKNKILFGSLLAAARLFSLPITAHAEADSAPAALEAEEIMAPENWNAHFQSTYIWQRKPSFNAPYSGANSLSPEREKAYSLTATGFFGLRLWGGAELYFDPEMVQAVPLSGLHGLGGMTNSEQQKTSGPNPKFYRARLFLRQTFDFGGAQEAVESGQNQLAGMVDKRRLVVTLGNVSVTDIFDNNAYAHDARTQFVNWSFLTYGAFDYAGDARGYTWGGAAEYYYDDWAFRYGRFMVPIMSNGQPLETRLAKYYGDQIEIEHSYKLGAQEGKVKFLMFRNKENMGSFRDAIAADSGGVPSVANVRKDSFKVGYGVSLEHALRSDIGLFARASRNDGKTETYSFTEIERSVTAGVAVKGEHWGRSRDTVGVAVAQNGLSKAHQDYLALGGLGAFIGDGRISYKPEKILEAYYNINLYKETYLMFDVQRIANPAYNADRGPVNVGTVRLHAEF; this is translated from the coding sequence ATGTTTAAAAGTAAAAATAAGATCCTTTTCGGCAGCCTGTTGGCGGCAGCGCGCCTATTTAGCCTGCCAATAACGGCGCATGCCGAGGCCGACTCTGCACCAGCTGCGCTGGAAGCGGAAGAAATCATGGCGCCCGAGAACTGGAACGCGCACTTCCAGTCGACCTACATCTGGCAACGCAAGCCATCGTTCAACGCGCCCTATAGCGGCGCCAATAGTTTGTCGCCCGAGCGTGAAAAGGCTTACTCTCTCACGGCGACCGGCTTTTTTGGTCTTCGCTTATGGGGCGGTGCGGAGCTGTATTTCGATCCGGAGATGGTGCAGGCAGTGCCGCTATCAGGTTTGCATGGTCTGGGAGGGATGACCAACAGCGAACAGCAAAAGACCAGCGGCCCTAACCCGAAATTCTATCGTGCACGTTTGTTCCTCAGGCAAACATTCGACTTTGGTGGCGCACAGGAGGCAGTCGAATCGGGACAAAACCAACTGGCCGGGATGGTCGATAAGCGGAGACTGGTCGTGACGCTGGGCAATGTTAGCGTGACCGATATTTTCGATAACAACGCGTACGCGCATGATGCCCGCACGCAATTTGTGAACTGGTCGTTCTTGACCTATGGTGCCTTCGACTATGCGGGTGATGCGCGTGGTTATACCTGGGGCGGTGCGGCAGAATATTATTACGACGACTGGGCCTTTCGTTACGGTCGATTCATGGTCCCGATTATGTCAAACGGACAGCCACTGGAAACCCGTCTGGCCAAGTACTACGGCGATCAGATTGAAATTGAACACAGCTACAAACTGGGCGCTCAAGAAGGAAAAGTCAAATTCCTGATGTTTCGCAATAAAGAAAATATGGGCAGTTTCCGCGACGCTATCGCCGCCGACAGCGGCGGCGTGCCTTCGGTCGCCAATGTGCGGAAAGACAGCTTCAAAGTGGGCTATGGCGTGAGTCTTGAACATGCGCTGCGTTCTGACATTGGTTTGTTCGCACGGGCTAGCCGCAACGACGGCAAGACCGAAACGTATTCTTTCACCGAAATCGAACGCTCGGTCACCGCCGGGGTTGCGGTCAAAGGCGAACATTGGGGCCGCTCTAGAGACACTGTCGGCGTCGCGGTTGCGCAGAATGGATTGAGCAAAGCCCATCAGGACTATCTGGCGTTGGGCGGCCTCGGCGCTTTTATTGGAGACGGACGGATTAGCTACAAACCGGAAAAAATACTGGAAGCGTATTACAACATCAATCTTTATAAAGAGACTTATTTGATGTTTGACGTTCAGCGTATCGCGAACCCCGCTTATAACGCAGATCGCGGTCCGGTCAATGTCGGCACTGTCCGCCTACACGCTGAGTTTTAG